The genomic segment ATGAGCCAGGAACGCAGTCCCCTGATCCTCACCAGCACAAACGATCCTGCAAACAACGCCGTCGTCGTCTTCAAACTCGACACGCACGGAACCCCTTCCCTCTCCGCATCGCAAATCGTTCCGACGGGCGCGAAGGGCGGCGCATCCGGCAACGCCGGAATTCTGCAGTTCCAGGGCGAGTTCGGCGCCGTGGCCAACTTCGGCTCCAATTCCGTCACCCAACTCGTGCGTCGCGGCGATTGGGTCGCCCCCGCCCGAACCATCCAACTCGCCTCCGACTGCACCGGACCCGATTCCGTTGCGCTCAACCACGACGAAATGTATGTGGTGGGCGCCACTTGCGCCGAGAGCCATTCCTGGCCATCCGGACATCTGGACGGCGCCGTCGTGCCCCTCACCGACAACTCCGCCGGGCAGATCGTCGCGGGTAAAACCTGGGCGGCCGTCACCATGAAATCAGGAACCGTTCTGCAACTCGGATTGTCCGGCCATGAGCGCGAACTCAACGGATCCAGCAATGCCATCGATCTGCCCGCCGACGCAAACGACACGCCCCTGGGCGCGGCGTTCTGGGGTGACGTGCTCGGCTTCACCCCGGCCCACAGCCCGGACAGCTTTGCCATCGTCGATCCGGACCGCAATGTGTATCCGATTGCGGGCCCCTCGCCCGCGTTTCCCACCAACGCTCCCTGCTGGGTGGCCAAAGGCCCGAAGAGCCTCTGGTACACCGCGAACTCGCCGGGACATGCCATTTCCATCTTCTTCAGCGACAACAAAGGCGGCGCGTTCTACAAGTCCGTGCCAGTGCCGGGTGTTCCTACCGATATCACAGTCTCTCCTGACCAGAACTGGCTTGCTGTCATCTACACGGCATCAGGAGCAGCGCACGTGGCCGTATTCTCCATCGACAATTACGGCAACCTTGATCTCGCAGCCATTTCGCCGGCCGTCGGCGCAGCGCAGTTCAACGGTGTCGCCTTCAGCCAATAGGAAGCGTGGCCGGTTTGCACGGTCTCAAGCAAACCGGCCCGCCCCTCGACTCCCACGAATGGATGGAATGGATCTGAACATCGCTCATCGCGCCACACTTCGCAATGGACTCTCCCGCTATGCCGTACTGCCGCTTCGATTGATGGTCGGTTACGGCTTTGTCGCCCACGGGCTGGCAAAACTGAACAAGGGCCCCGCGGGCTTCGCTGCTATTCTGCACGCCGCCGGCGTACCCGCTGCGCACCTGATGGCCTGGGTCACAATCGCGGTTGAAGTTATCGGCGGATTTGCTTTTTTGCTTGGAGCGTTTGTCCCGCTCGTAAGCATTCCGGCCATCATCCTGCTCGTGGTAGCCATCGGCACCGTTCACTGGCCCTACGGATTCAGCTCCATCAAGTTGCTCGGCTACACCTCGGGGAGAGCTCAGTTCGGTCCGCCGGGATACGAATGCGACCTGCTGTACATCGTCTGCATCCTCACGCTCGCGCTCAAAGGGCCTGGCCCGTTCTCAGTGGATCGGCTGCTTCATCGCAGGCAATCAGCACGTGCGTGAAGGCGGTGCGGAAGCGTAGGGGTTCTGGCCTGCCTGACACTGAAGCTGAGAACCCGACTCCGTTTTGAGACTCCGAAACAAACAACGCCGGAATATGTCACCGAGTGGCGAATGCAGAAGGCGATGCAGTTACTGGGAGACTCGGCTGGAGGCATCAGTTAGACCTGGCACGCTTCCGACTTGGGGAAGATTCGATCTCCCTCGCGCACTAAGCACTCTCAGTGTGACGCTTGCCCTGTCCAAATATGGACACATCGACTCGAAACCGGACGCAAGAAGCTGGCGCACCTCTGTTCTGGCAAGGAAAAATGCAGCTCCTAGTGGACCCTGATTTGCATGCTACTCGGGGTGGTCTTGTCTCGAAGCCTTCCCCGAATCGGCAGGTCAGCGCGAGCCCTTGCTCGGGCGCCGGGACTGTCGTTCGCCCTTCTCCTCACCATTGCCCTTGGTGTGGGCAGCAATGCCGCCGTCTACGGATTTCTGCAGGGACTCACTCACCCCGATTCTCCGGTTCGCGGGGACCGGATCGTGTCGATCTTCACGCAAGATCGTTTCCGTGCAGCCGGCCCCCTCTCCTCTGAGGAGTACCGGAATCTTCAGAGCACAAAGGGGCTGTTTGATTGGGTTGGCGCGGCGCGAATCGAGCCAGCCAGAGCTACAATCGATCACCGCTCGGGGATAAGGACTGTCGCCGCAGTTACCCCGAGTTTGGCCGCTGTGTTGGCCTTCCCGCTGAACAGCGGTGTGGTGATCAGTCACCGTATCTGGGAAAACGAGTTAGGCCGCAGACAAGATGCGGTTGGCTCAAGCATTCGTATCGACGATGCCGATCTCAGAATTGATGGAGTCGCTCCGGAACGCCTGGATGGTTTCTATAACGACGAGCGTGTCGACCTCTGGATCGAATCAAGATCAGAGGACCCGCGGAGCGTCGGTGTTGGGCGGCACGATTTATGGGTTGTTGCGCGTCTTCGCCCCGGCGTTTCCGTGGCTAAGGCACAAGCCTCGCTTCGGTCAGGTTCTACCGGCCTTGGTAACGTGAGCGTCACTCTCTTCACGGGTATCGCGCCTGGCATGGCCCTCGGATTGGCGCGCGTCGGCATGTTTCTGAACTTCTCTGCGGCCGCAGTGTTCTTCATCGCTTGTATCAACGTTGCTTCGTTCCTCCTGGGCCGAGCGCTGAAACGAACCCATGAGACTTCTCTTCGCATTGCACTGGGCGCCACTCGATCAGAGCTGTTGGGGGACTTGTTCGCGGATAGCGCCATCCTCTCCATTGCTGGCGGCGCGATAGGTTTATGGTTGGGAATTCTGACCACCCACGCTCTTCCCGCTCTTCTCTTCAAAGAGGACGCAGAACAGCTCACCTTCGCCACCCATCTGCTCCCGATCTTCGCAGCCTCGTTGGCTTGCATCGGCATCACGATGGTCTGCGGAATGCTACCGGTCGTGGGTACCGTAACCGATCGCCCCTGGACTGTGCTTCAGCGCGAAGCCGGTTCGCCCTCGAAAGCAATCCAGCGCTTGCGCTCGGCTCTGGTGGTTGGACAAATGACGGCCTGTTGCACGCTCGTCATCTGCACGGCGCTTCTTCTGGCCGGACTGCATGAAGCGTTCGAGACGAGCGCCGGACATCGCCTGGGCGATCCGATTCTCCTCACCGTGCAGGCGCCGACGCGGCCTGACGGCCCGGAGATTGACTTCGGCTATTTCGGCCGAGTTGAGCAGGGCGCAAAGTCTGTTCCTGGTTTGTCGCCACTGGCATGGGCTGCACGGGTTCCCGGCAATCGACCAACGTGGCGGACCTTCAGAATTCAGAAGTTCTCTCAAAAAGATCGCCATGTTGCGATGGATATTTCCTGGCTTACACCGAGCTCTCTCCAATTGCTGACTAGCCCGCCGGCAGCCGGAAGGATGTTTGACCCAGCCGATCAGCGCGGCAGGGTTGCGATCGTAAACGAGGAGGCAGCCACTGAACTGTTCGGGCGGCAATCGGTTGGCGTAGCGATACGAGATTCCTCCGGATCGCAGATCGAGATCATCGGTGTGGTCAAGAGAAAGTCAACGGAGACGAGACAGCAAAGACGCCCCACGATCTACTACGGATTCATCAATCAAACTGAGGAACCGAGCACGATCAGGAACGCGGATTTTCTCGTTGCGCTTGCGCCTCCTGTAACGGGTATCGAGCTAAGCGCGAATGTCGCTTCGGCCAATTATTTCCGTGCTCTGGACATGACCACGATCGCTGGGCGGATCTTCAGTGACGATCGGATTGCCGGGCAGCCACGCGTGGCTGTGGTCAATCAGGAAGCAGCCGATCTCTACTTCGACCACAAGCCACTCGGCGCC from the Occallatibacter riparius genome contains:
- a CDS encoding YncE family protein produces the protein MFSETPRKFPCSRSRNGIVVAALAFGAVSMAMSQERSPLILTSTNDPANNAVVVFKLDTHGTPSLSASQIVPTGAKGGASGNAGILQFQGEFGAVANFGSNSVTQLVRRGDWVAPARTIQLASDCTGPDSVALNHDEMYVVGATCAESHSWPSGHLDGAVVPLTDNSAGQIVAGKTWAAVTMKSGTVLQLGLSGHERELNGSSNAIDLPADANDTPLGAAFWGDVLGFTPAHSPDSFAIVDPDRNVYPIAGPSPAFPTNAPCWVAKGPKSLWYTANSPGHAISIFFSDNKGGAFYKSVPVPGVPTDITVSPDQNWLAVIYTASGAAHVAVFSIDNYGNLDLAAISPAVGAAQFNGVAFSQ
- a CDS encoding DoxX family protein — its product is MDLNIAHRATLRNGLSRYAVLPLRLMVGYGFVAHGLAKLNKGPAGFAAILHAAGVPAAHLMAWVTIAVEVIGGFAFLLGAFVPLVSIPAIILLVVAIGTVHWPYGFSSIKLLGYTSGRAQFGPPGYECDLLYIVCILTLALKGPGPFSVDRLLHRRQSARA
- a CDS encoding ABC transporter permease; protein product: MSRSLPRIGRSARALARAPGLSFALLLTIALGVGSNAAVYGFLQGLTHPDSPVRGDRIVSIFTQDRFRAAGPLSSEEYRNLQSTKGLFDWVGAARIEPARATIDHRSGIRTVAAVTPSLAAVLAFPLNSGVVISHRIWENELGRRQDAVGSSIRIDDADLRIDGVAPERLDGFYNDERVDLWIESRSEDPRSVGVGRHDLWVVARLRPGVSVAKAQASLRSGSTGLGNVSVTLFTGIAPGMALGLARVGMFLNFSAAAVFFIACINVASFLLGRALKRTHETSLRIALGATRSELLGDLFADSAILSIAGGAIGLWLGILTTHALPALLFKEDAEQLTFATHLLPIFAASLACIGITMVCGMLPVVGTVTDRPWTVLQREAGSPSKAIQRLRSALVVGQMTACCTLVICTALLLAGLHEAFETSAGHRLGDPILLTVQAPTRPDGPEIDFGYFGRVEQGAKSVPGLSPLAWAARVPGNRPTWRTFRIQKFSQKDRHVAMDISWLTPSSLQLLTSPPAAGRMFDPADQRGRVAIVNEEAATELFGRQSVGVAIRDSSGSQIEIIGVVKRKSTETRQQRRPTIYYGFINQTEEPSTIRNADFLVALAPPVTGIELSANVASANYFRALDMTTIAGRIFSDDRIAGQPRVAVVNQEAADLYFDHKPLGAGVIDESGVRTEIIGVVRSQAVGTFERHGEPAIYFPMWQDYPPRMTLMLKHSKWNDSMAAGLRSRVENVPGNTFAPTIKTLATQLAQSGLAGLRVATLIGGVSAVTGLVLSLLGLLSAQSDAERQRQRDRALCMALGAQRWRIVLMVLSTAVRLAIFGTVIGTALSFALLKFLIAGITGVASPPVQVWLIAPLLPAAATMIASMLPARRASVLSPSVILRDS